The bacterium genome contains the following window.
AGTATCTCGGCCAGACGCTGGACATCCACGTCGGCGGGGTGGACCTGCTCTTCCCGCACCACGAGAACGAGATCGCCCAGAGCGAGGCCGCCACGGGCCAGACGTTCGTGCGCCTGTGGATGCACGGCGAGCATCTGCTCGTCGAGGGCCAGAAGATGGCCAAGAGCCTCGGCAACTTCTTCACGCTCCGCGACCTGCTGGCGAAGGGCTACGACCCCATGGCGATACGCCACCAGTTCCTGGGCGCCCACTACCGCCACCAGCTCAACTTCACGTTGGAGGGGCTCGACCAGAGCACGGCGGCCCTGAAGCGGTTGTGGGACTTCACCGACCGACTGGCCGATCTGCAGCCGGCGACGGAGGCGAACGCTGAGGTCTCGGCGGCGACGGCGCGCGCCCGTGAAGGGTTCGACGCGGCGTTGCAGGACGACCTCAACGTCCCCGGCGCCATGGGCACTGTGTTCGAGGTGATGCGCGAGGTCAACACGCCGCTGCAGGAAGGCAAGCTGGGCGCAGACAACGTGCGGGAGGTCCAGGACTTCCTGGCGCACGCCGACAGCGTCCTGGGGATCATCGCCCACGAGCGGCAGACACTCGATGCGGACGTCGAGCGGCTGATCGAGGAGCGGAACCAGGCGCGGAAGGATCGCAACTTCGCCCGCGCCGACGGGATCCGCGACCAGCTGCTGGCCGAGGGGATCGTGCTGGAGGACGGCGCCCAGGGGACGCGCTGGCGACGCCAGTAGCGCGTGGGGTCTCTGGAGCCGCGTGGGCGCGCGTGTCCCCACGCGCGCAACCGTCCGCCGGGCCGCGCACACCCATTGACATTCGGCGGGGAAGGCGTATCATCTACTATACAATGTAGTGGCTGGTTGTCCCATGGAGGCGACACATGTCCACTCGCATCCCCCTCATCCTCTCCCTGGTTGCCCTCGCCGCGGGGCTTTGTACTGCAGAGCCTGTTGATCTCATCGCCGGACTGAACAGCGGGCAGCTCTGGGCGGAGTTCCGCGGGGCCGGCGACCGCGCCGTCACGGGCACCATCGGGCGCACCGGCGACGCACCGCTGGATGTCAACATCCCGGCGGGCACGCAGTTCTGGGCCCAGGCCGGCGGACGGCAGGGGCAGTCCACGATCGGAGGCCGCAGCTTCGGTCTGCGGGACGTGAAGGACGTGCAGGTTACGCTCGCAACATGCTGCACGAACCTCGGACTGCGTGAGGCGACGGCGGCTGATCTCATGATTCCCGTGGCGTGTCCGGATGTGCGGGTGGCGCGGCTGCTGAGCCTGCCCGGCATTGACCAGCAGCCACACATGGCCGTGCAGGCAGCAGTATGGGCCATCGCCAATGACGCGCGGCCGACCGCAGTGCGGCGCGCTCTCCGGGCGGAGCCGGGGGTCGGGTGTACGGCCTTCGCCGACGAGATGGTCGGTCTGGCGGCGAGCCTCATCCGCGCGTGCGGCCTGGAGCCCGGCGACTACAGGCTGTTCCGGTAGCCGCCGCAGGGAGGTCTCCGCCCCCCATCCGGGGCACCTACCGATCGGACTGACGCCAGCCCTGATCAGGAGTGAGCCTCGGATGCGACACCCCCGCAGTGCGCGATGTCTCGGGTTGATGCTGACCCTGTGTGCGATGGCATTGGGCGCATCTGGCGCCAACGCAGCAGAGGCCCTGACCGGCCTGCTGCCGACCCCGAAGGCAGTCCGAGTGGGGGAGGGGCGGCTCACCCTCGGTCCTGCGACCTACGCCTTCGCCGGGAAGGCGTCACCGCAGACTGACTACGCCGTGGAAGTCCTGGCGCAACTGTTCGGCGCCGCGCCGACCAAGGCCGCCCC
Protein-coding sequences here:
- the cysS gene encoding cysteine--tRNA ligase, whose product is MKLLNSLTQREEELVPQQPGVVTIYACGPTVYDFPHIGNLRTFLLGDILCRALRLSGFEVREVMNITDVDDKTIGRSVREGVSLQEYTQRYTDYFFEDLAALRIEPAWKYPRATEHIPQMLALIQTLMDRGHAYESEGSVYFRIESFPRYGRLSGVTADQRQATGLARLDADEYDRESAQDFVLWKAAREGEPSWDSPWGPGRPGWHIECSAMSMEYLGQTLDIHVGGVDLLFPHHENEIAQSEAATGQTFVRLWMHGEHLLVEGQKMAKSLGNFFTLRDLLAKGYDPMAIRHQFLGAHYRHQLNFTLEGLDQSTAALKRLWDFTDRLADLQPATEANAEVSAATARAREGFDAALQDDLNVPGAMGTVFEVMREVNTPLQEGKLGADNVREVQDFLAHADSVLGIIAHERQTLDADVERLIEERNQARKDRNFARADGIRDQLLAEGIVLEDGAQGTRWRRQ